One Xiphophorus maculatus strain JP 163 A chromosome 23, X_maculatus-5.0-male, whole genome shotgun sequence genomic window, ACTGTAGGATCAAATTAGACTGTGTCATTGAGTTTGAGTCTGTCCGGGTGATTGGACTGGACTGACTGTTTTTGTAAAGTAGCCTTGAGACAATCTTTGTTGTATGTTGGTGCTAAAGGAGTTAATGCAATTATACTGAAAGTAATTACAAGTAAACTTGCTTTGTTACTATCAATGTCCTTTCAAAGACATAAGATGGAAAACGATTCATTTTACAAGTTAAACAATGTCTTCACCAGTTTTCAAGTCATGTTTCATTAATCACATTATATATATAAGAATAGCTTTGGCTGTAACGCtaccattttgttttctgtcaagtCACCAATTTATGGAAACACGTTCAAACATAGACTATTGCAGTCTGAAACATCTCCTAATTATACTAATGTTACCATTAAACactatttatccatccatctactGTATGTACATCATTAaaactttgtttctctttttttttctttgattttagcaTCAAGAATAATATTGACTTATTGCATTCAAAGAATTCTAAAATATGTGATCAATTTTAACACGTATTGGTGCTTCCAATATACTTGTATGCTCAATAAAGATTGaaactttattacattttactaCCTGAAAGAGGCATCAAGTGAAGATTCGTTTGAGAAATGAAGGAGCCGGCCAAATTAATCGAAATGATCCGAATCCTAGAGAAGAGACGGACGGCCCATCGCCACTTTGCTGGAGTTGGGCACtgggaggggagagagagagagaacgtaAAACGTCGTCTACTTTACACGCCCGTTTCGATTTTACGTGATGACGTCGTGGAGGCTCAGCGATGATGGCAGCCGTAGGTTGACATCAAAACGATACAGAATATTAAGTATCTCAAAGTTAGCGGAAAAGCCCCGACACAATAACACAGAACACAGTAACATTTTTCAGATAGCACACGCGCTAACACACACCTGCCCGGTTAGGGGAACGGTAAGTTACCGAAGCAACGTCCACCTTTGCTGTATCAAAGTGGAGCCCGGTGTGTGCCTGCGCTGCGACTTCAACTcgtttgtttcatgttttgcatACACTCCTGTTAAATTGTGACGCTAGCTGTTTAGCTGGGGAGGCTAACAACAGCATAAACAGCGTTCAGTCCACGCTCCCCACTGGTGTTCAGCGGTTCTGCGTGGATAACCTCCTAACCGGTAACCTAGCTAGTCAGAGAGCAGCTGTGGAGCCGAGCTAATGTTTGAACACGTCCCGTTTGACACGCCGCTCTCCCACTGTGCTCCTGCCATGCTAACactctgctgaaatgtgctgcgAAACAATTACTGTTGCTGTGAAATGTAGGATTTCCTGGCGTTTGTGTGACTTTGTTGAAAAGTCACTGGACTGGCTATAAATGGCCTCCTGCTGCAAACCAAAAGTCTTATTAGTGGAGAGTTTTGGTTATCTAAGGAAGCTGCAGCTAAATTTCACCCTGACATGACATGTTGTCCACCAAACAGCAGCTCCCTGAATCACTGGCCTGTATGTTCTCTGCGTTGTGCTTGAAGCGGCACTATGCCCGCAGCCACTGTGGATCACAGCCAGAGAATATGTGAGGTTTGGGCCAGCaacctggaggaggagctgaagaggATCCGACAGGTCATCCGAAAATACAACTATATCGCAATGGTAGGTTGGGATTGTTCAATTGAGCAATTTGTGTCAGAATCGCTGTATGCAAAGTCATTGAATATCAGCATTATCGCgttaaaatgtgtgtgaaaatatgcaaaaggtATTAATACAGGCTAAATGGAGCTGTTATTTCCACGTTGGTGTTGGCAGTGGGGATATTTTTCATCATATCACTCAATCACAAGCTAAGTTGAATTCACCAAGCGcacaatctgaaacatttctgctgtatGTTTGTGCTAATTTTGATTAACAATTGTCCCAAAATGAACTTTCGCTTAAAATTAGAATGTTATATAATACTGATTACAAAAATTACAAGGTATAAAGGACAAATGTACTATTCGTAGAATgttcagtggaagaaaaaaatgtgagacACAAGCAACAGCGTTAGCCACAGCTGTGAGACTATGGAACATATGACTCTGTTCCAtgtgtatttaaattttctaagaaattatttgttattaatttatctaacttaactgaaataaacacaattaattactgtgtattaaatatttagttttatttgatttgataatCAAATACTAAACTAAACTTTTTAATCacattgtaatttattgacTCACCAGTGGTAGTTGTTTCTTTCCTACTGGTCTCACAGTCGCCGTCAGCCCCCCTACTGGGTAACAGCGGCTCGCTCTCTTGCAGGACACGGAGTTTCCGGGCGTCGTAGCCAGACCGATTGGGGAGTTCAGGAGCAACGCTGACTACCAGTACCAGCTGCTGCGCTGCAACGTGGATCTGCTGAAGATAATACAGCTGGGCCTCACATTCATGAACGAGCAGGGAGAATATCCCCCAGGAACGTCAACGTGGCAGTTCAACTTTAAGTTCAACCTCACGTAAGATCACCGCCCTGTCAGCTTCTTATGTTGCGTGGGTAAATTTACAGAGTTTaccaaaatgtaagaaatacaACTTGTACTGGAACATACAAGCTAGACTTTATATATATTCATTAGTCGGGACGTTAATGCAacaattttgattaattaattacatagattttaatgttaacatttttttagcacaattaatttaaaaaaaaaaaaatttatctaCAAAAGTCCCAAGTGGAACCTTTGCATTcgtgtgtttctggtacgctGGTAAATCTGATGCACGAGCAACATCCCCAAACAGCAACGGACGACAAAGTGACTTCTCTTGGCTCACTGGGGctgaagttttttgtttcaaaagatGATTTAAGGGGATGCTTGAGAATACAATTGTTGTTTTCAAATAGCGCTAAAAAGAGTTAGCCTGTTAGCAAAGCTATTCAGGCCTGAAATAGCATCTCGAAGCTAAACGCTAATGTCagttcacatttctaaagaaggaTCTGTCAAAGAGGTTGAAACGCCTGGAAGCTGGATGACATTTagcaccaatctgatggttgaataagctaaataacagatgaaaagcaataaatgtctttgttgttaAACTCATATGTCTGTTTATTCAATAATctagcagaaaaaaagtttttgaattgaaaatgtcgCTCATTTTGTCAACATatggtttttgattaaaaggTGATTCACTGACTACAGATTGTGTAATTAACCctattaaaaactttaatcacATGCCACCAGTAATcataattataatatttaagcacagaATATGAAGAATAGCCATCTgtcagggtgaaaatagcaacaagaacaaaaatccCACAATCCAACTGGGTGCCACCATTTTGAGGATTCAGCTTCTGCAGTGTTTGACCCATGCAAACTTTACTTTACTGTTCCTGACAGTCACTGACTGGTGTtagtgcgtgcgtgtgtgtgtgtgtgtgtgtgtgtgtgcgcgcttGCCGAGCTGAGTAGTTCAGATCAGAACTCTGCGGTTCTGTTTCTCTCTTCATTAGAGAAGATATGTATGCACAGGACTCCATCGAGCTTCTGACCACTTCAGGAATTCAGTTCAAGAAGCACGAGGAGGAAGGCATCGAGACGCTGTACTTTGCAGAGCTGCTGATGACGTCCGGAGTGGTGCTGTGTGACGGCGTCAAGTGGCTGTCTTTTCATAGGTGCGCCGCTCGCAGCCAAGAGTCCGATGTGGCAAAACGAATGCTGGCGCCGGCACCGCTTCCTGTTTAAATCGCTTGTTTTAAACAACGTTCCCCATCCGTTCCCTCATTTGTTTTGCAGCGGCTACGACTTTGGATACCTGATCAAGATCCTGTCTAACGCCAACCTGCCCGAGGAGGAGGTGGACTTCTTCGAGATTCTCCGCTTGTACTTCCCGGTCATTTATGATGTCAAGTACCTCATGAAGAGCTGCAAGAACCTGAAGGTACTCTGAGAAACGGCAGAGGATCCCTGCTTTTAGGAACCTCTGATTCCTGTTGTAAACTTTGAGTAGCTGGgacagaattattttattttttttcaattattgttGAAATTATTAATTCATCGGATTAATCGTTATGAAtcaataattgaaataattgtgaacttatttagtaatcgattaaacattaaatggaacgtacagattttttttttttagaaaaggccatttgctgaaaaattaaCGTATTCAGAGAAGCAATGAAGCCAAAATTAGTGgattaattttgcttttaagattAAAACACCTTTGTCTGTGGAAATGTTTTCCCCAAAAGGCATCAAGTGGcgaagttttagcttcacccacTTCAAGGTCACTTAAGGAAAGTTGTgatattgcattttaggcaataaaatgattattttgttaTGTGGAAACGAATTGACTTATTGGTTCATTTCCATCCTCTAGTGTATTTCTAACGTTATAAAGAAAAGGCTACAGCTTTAATCGCCAAGTTTTTTATGCGATCAATGGTCAGAATAATCAGATAATCgcataattgattactaaaatatttgcgtGTTTACAGTATTTGGTGCAGTAAGTTACAGAGGAAGGAAGCAGATCCAAGCTGCTTTATTCatcacaccaaaacaaaacaaaaaatcccaaactgCTGACAGAGACATTTCACAGTCAGAGATCAGGCTGTTCCTGTCAGCAAGCAGTCGAACGGCGTGACGACCGCTTCGTCTGGATCTCGTTTGCGTTCAAGTCGTACAGCGGCAGCGTTGCAGGGGACGCGAGTCGAGTCCCGCAGCGGACGCGCTAAGCAGCAGGCAGGGTTGATATCTGATGTCAAATCTCTGGAGCTGACAGAAAGCGTTAACGTTTCTGCCAGACGGCCTCAGTTCCGCCTCGCTGCCTCCGACGCTGCAGCTGGAGCAGAGTGATGACGGCAGGACGGAGACCCGAATGGCGTTACGTGGCGCCGTGCGGCAACAATCCGATAAATGATTGATGGAAACAATCAAAAACGTCCAGCAGCAATTCAGAGCTAAATGCTGGACAGAGACTTTGGTTGCGCCAAGCTGCTCTAATATGCGAGGACTTTTCTGTTTCGAGGTgttcaagaaacaaaaagttaaaaagcgCGTATCAGATTTCTAAATTAGATatattttacttcctgtttgggctcagcttgtttgtttttttacaaatacttCTGTCTACTaatctcagatttatttgtatttattgtagtTTGTAGTTGAAActtatagtttttattaatttcttgtatttttaatctTGCAGAGTTTCTTTCCATCAGGACATTAGAGTTGAGTAAAAACCAGTCGCTTTCAAGCGTCATCACAGCCAGACcaagaaaaaagttcaaatagacacaataaaaggaaacaaagaaagtaaaagttGATCTGAGTGTGAATTTGTTGCAGttccttttattaaattaaaaaacaaaatgcttaaaaCTTGCTTAAAGCTCTTATTTTGGATTGATTGCGTTGAGCATGTGTAAAAACGTCCTACTTAAAGTCTGATCAGCTCTTTTCTCTCTGCAATAACGGAGAAAACAGGAGAGCCGATTCTCTGGGGAACTCGCAGAAAGCCGTTGTgcttcacacttttttttttctgctgactttAATGTTGCTTATGAAGCGTTTTTGGACCGGACCAGttcaaggttttgtttttttttctttcctgagtTTCTTCCAGGCAACCTGCTTTCTTCAAACGATTCTTCTCTGCAACGTCCAGCCGGCAAATAGCTGCCTAGAAAAAGTCTCGTCTCTATTATTCTTTAGACttagtttgtgtttatgtttatttcaccagttatttttttgtggattCTCAAAAATAACCCCATTTTTTCCCTCTAAGTCCCCAACATCCTGCGGTGTTCCCAGCTGCCTCTCCGTCTGCGAAACACAACCGTATTATCTAGAGACAGGCTGTGCGTGGCATGCTAGCAGTGTTGTCCTCCATTATGTGGATTTGCTGAGTGTGACTGACAGAGCGCTTTGTGTTCAGGGCGGGCTGCAGGAAGTAGCTGAGCAGCTGGAGCTGGAGAGGATCGGACCGCAGCACCAGGCTGGCTCGGACTCTTTACTCACCGGCATGGCGTTCTTCAAAATGAGAGAGGTAGGAGCCCCGAGTCAGCGGCCTGACGTAGAGCTTCGCTTACTTTGGCTCTCGGCTTCCAATGCCAGGGGAGAATGTTGATTCTGCTGGATATTGTTTCACAATTTGGCCTATTTCAAGTGTCAACTTTACCGTTTCTCTCCGAAGAGCAAGCCTGAACGTACAGCCGGAGCTGCAGTGTGAAAATCTAGATGAAAGCATCAtcaaaatggcctagtcaaagtcgaGATGTCGCGTTGGTGTGTTCCAATTGTTGCCAAACCACAAAGACGCACGAAATAACACGCTTATGAAAAACAAGACGCTGagacaattaatctgattattgaaataattgtcagctAATTTAGGGATTGATTAATGGTTAACCTggcttttttacttttcttctttttgagtagatttttcaaaaaacgAAGGCCATTTGTTATGACGACATACTCAGACATACACACAACTGgacaaaaatctaaacatttgcatttaagattagaaaaataaacaatctgcAGATACattttacccagaactcctgGTGTTTCTGCACACGCAGAGTTTTAGCTTCGCTTGACTCAAATTTAGTAAGAAATTGCATTAAATCTCTTATTAAGCTACTATGGCTATAAAATTATTAATCGGTTAATGCAAGAATTTAGCAATTAATCTACAAATAatcaagtgttcactaaagaaatactattcattttaggcaataacatgtttacttatttaaaaagagaatctttctttttgattaatcatcagattaCAGTTTAAAACAGTACAAGCATTACTAATGTTCCAGATGAACAGTGTCACAAACAGGTGCTTTTATTTACCTCTGTGGCTTTTAgagcaaaaacaatttttggttattatttttattttattttttttttcctctggaggaaaaaaataacttgaatcCCAACACCATCCCAACATCCCAGTTTTGTAAACCACTTGTTTACCATGTTTATCCacttaaatgaataaaagtttaTGACCGTAATTACGGTCGAAACagttaatcagattaattgtgatcaatttcgtaattgattaatcgttaattgGAGAATAGAAGCAGAACTGGCTGAGCATTTTGTGTTAGAAGccatttttagctgcagatgctaCAAATGAGGAAGCGCTCACTAAAGGACTGCtcagttattgcattttaggcaacaaaaaaaaagtaaaaatgttatttaattgtattgtttttatatactacataaaagttttacatgaaaaatctgcagaaggTGCACATGCtcttttatctgattaatcgattaaacATCCGATATGCTAATTGGTAGCTAACCTAGTCATCGGTTTCTGTCCCAGTTGTTTCTGCTGATGATTCTTTGCGCGACTATcaaacttcatttatttttccagtacATGACGTAATCACACGTCTGTGTCGCTGTCCGCCCTCCTCCTTCCCTCCAGATGTTCTTCGAGGATCACATCGACGATGCGAAGTACTGCGGCCACCTGTACGGGCTGGGCTCGGGCTCCGCCTACGTGCAGAACGGAACGGGAAACGCCTACGAAGAGGAGGCCAACAAGCAGCAGTCGTGACATCGCCGGAGTCCCCCACCGTCCCACAGTCCGGCACGACTCCGAGGCGGCGTTATttagctgtcttttttttctcttcttcttcttccccatCGGCCGCGCCGTTCTCAGACGAGCGAACAAGAAGCGCGGCCGTTCCTCGTCCGCGCCGCGAGCCGCATGCACGAGTTCAGTCTTTTATCCCTCGCGAGGCGGCGCCAAGACGACGCTCATTTTGGTTCGGTTTGAACACGCCTGAAAAGATGGGATTTTTAGTTTTCCTCAAGTGTTCTGAAGACATGTTTTTTGCACTttacgaaagaaaaaaaaaaaaagcaagagaaaaaaaaacaaaaggagaagaagCTCTAACCCCGACTTCATGCGGGAACGCTGAACACGTTTCCGGTGCGTCTCCGTTGCCTTCCGTGttcctgttttgtttacatCGTGAACACATCTCCCACCGCCGCGAAAGCAGCTCTCGCCACGCTCGGCCTTAACATTAGCAgcgttattttcttttaaacctttttaatttattgcgCCGGTTACGTCGACTAGTGACCCTATTCAACActaagcaacaacaacaaaatataaatgaaacgGTCCAGCAATCCGGACGGATGCAGACGGAGAAGTCCTCGCCGAGTGCGTTTGGCCGACACTTGAATCTTTTGTTCTTGGATTTGTTCACGTGACGAGAATGTTTGCATCGACCCGAATGAGCTCTGATTTCACTGTGAGAAACATCTCCTCCACATCCAatcatttctgtctttcttttggtttgattttccTTGTCGTAGGAACCGCATGTATCCAGATGCTTTTCACTGGGAGGAATGCGTGCCatttttgtgagtgtgtgtgggcgtgtgtgtgtgtgtcaacgCTCTCGCTGGCAGTCAGATGCATGAGCTCTGTTTGTATCAACCGGTGACACAAGCAGCCTTTTC contains:
- the LOC102227457 gene encoding CCR4-NOT transcription complex subunit 7 isoform X2, which codes for MPAATVDHSQRICEVWASNLEEELKRIRQVIRKYNYIAMDTEFPGVVARPIGEFRSNADYQYQLLRCNVDLLKIIQLGLTFMNEQGEYPPGTSTWQFNFKFNLTGYDFGYLIKILSNANLPEEEVDFFEILRLYFPVIYDVKYLMKSCKNLKGGLQEVAEQLELERIGPQHQAGSDSLLTGMAFFKMREMFFEDHIDDAKYCGHLYGLGSGSAYVQNGTGNAYEEEANKQQS
- the LOC102227457 gene encoding CCR4-NOT transcription complex subunit 7 isoform X1, with amino-acid sequence MPAATVDHSQRICEVWASNLEEELKRIRQVIRKYNYIAMDTEFPGVVARPIGEFRSNADYQYQLLRCNVDLLKIIQLGLTFMNEQGEYPPGTSTWQFNFKFNLTEDMYAQDSIELLTTSGIQFKKHEEEGIETLYFAELLMTSGVVLCDGVKWLSFHSGYDFGYLIKILSNANLPEEEVDFFEILRLYFPVIYDVKYLMKSCKNLKGGLQEVAEQLELERIGPQHQAGSDSLLTGMAFFKMREMFFEDHIDDAKYCGHLYGLGSGSAYVQNGTGNAYEEEANKQQS